A single region of the Cucumis melo cultivar AY chromosome 3, USDA_Cmelo_AY_1.0, whole genome shotgun sequence genome encodes:
- the LOC103488385 gene encoding thioredoxin-like protein CDSP32, chloroplastic: MASFSHSLTTPPPSLYTHNPRPSLIPNLIKLPAAAASSPPLRLITAPRRARRALQIHATASPSVKKQSSDERVLKVHSKEEFDEALKKAKSKLVVVEYAASDSEQSSQMYPFMVSLSRSCSDVEFILVMGDESEKTKELFDREKIEKVPHFSFYKNMEKIHEEEGIGPDRLEGDVLYYGDNHSAVVQLHSGEDVEKLIGEHKEDHKLIVLDVGLKHCGPCVKVYPTVIKLSKKMETVVFARMNGDENASCMKFLKDMNVVEVPTFLFIRDGEIKGRYVGSGRGELIGEILRYQGVRVTY, from the coding sequence ATGGCTTCCTTCTCCCACTCTCTCACCACACCCCCTCCCTCTCTCTACACCCACAATCCCCGCCCTTCCCTCATCCCCAACCTCATTAAACTCCCTGCCGCCGCCGCTTCATCTCCTCCTCTCCGCCTCATCACCGCCCCTCGCCGCGCCCGCCGCGCCCTTCAAATCCACGCCACCGCATCTCCAAGCGTGAAGAAACAGAGCAGCGATGAACGAGTTTTGAAAGTACACAGTAAGGAGGAATTCGACGAAGCTCTGAAAAAGGCAAAAAGTAAATTAGTTGTAGTGGAATACGCCGCTTCCGATAGCGAGCAGAGCAGCCAAATGTATCCATTTATGGTGAGTCTTAGCCGTAGTTGTAGCGATGTGGAGTTCATTTTAGTAATGGGAGATGAGTCGGAGAAAACGAAGGAGCTTTTTGATAGAGAGAAGATCGAAAAGGTTCCTCACTTCAGTTTCTATAAGAATATGGAGAAAATTCACGAAGAAGAAGGAATCGGACCGGATCGATTGGAAGGCGATGTGTTGTATTACGGCGATAACCACTCGGCGGTGGTTCAATTACACAGTGGAGAAGATGTGGAGAAGCTGATCGGAGAACATAAAGAAGATCACAAACTGATCGTGTTGGACGTGGGATTGAAGCACTGTGGACCGTGCGTGAAGGTGTATCCGACGGTGATAAAGCTGTCGAAGAAAATGGAGACGGTGGTTTTCGCTAGAATGAACGGAGATGAGAATGCAAGCTGTATGAAATTTCTGAAGGATATGAATGTGGTGGAAGTTCCGACGTTTTTGTTCATAAGAGACGGTGAGATTAAAGGAAGGTACGTTGGGTCTGGGAGAGGAGAATTGATCGGGGAAATTCTTAGATACCAAGGAGTTCGTGTTACTTATTAA